In Carya illinoinensis cultivar Pawnee chromosome 6, C.illinoinensisPawnee_v1, whole genome shotgun sequence, a single genomic region encodes these proteins:
- the LOC122313260 gene encoding protein OBERON 3-like yields the protein MFGGNDLCNGAFACVGDNSSRGKLTLHSSDRSRENTDEKMSFSEKDMGFPRESDMGSDGFRSKHSRPGTSGSQELTLSYLCENSKLGLPGKEITGKSLVNTFEKIALKGREISVSENSNQDEKWVERDFLNLNETRGNSSKRQVEDDVERKNIADKKPKLETLNLSLALPDVSRSVTAPNPSQNANPPAWPKSTRSAQSLAPSGNNPQTTCSNDFTAPSMSYSYSHPHSHNPSCSLTRNSTENYEYSVGRDDQIWNCGEGTNGSVHSRFKPIGDGAVTLSNHGGGLFSMLQGNQSNRYKDSCNNSHYKTTTSSGNHSSYPSELPARPRFDTQSGDSRGRGSESLWNFGGVDGDGRGRRVPRLERIIRDIITDPIPTMSQAIQEFPDDTVALVKDYLKNIIALPEKKEDLVGLQSCLERRSDLTKETLSKCHKVQLEIFVAVKMGLGSYLSGEISLPTTQLVEIFLYTRCRNVNCRSTLPVDDCDCKICSGNKGFCSQCMCPICLKFDGATNTCSWVGCDVCSHWCHAACGSQKNLIKPGPSLKGPSGTTEMQFHCVGCGHASQMFGFVKDVFLNFAKDWGLETLKKELDRVRNIFRGSEDYKGKELHIKADEMFSKLERKIISPLDACNIIIQFFKCGMPDFPASDISGDLVATPAILRKEATPLSQSASLPPIFNSYNMSSSGIRNDLLSNDLRESDLKPSIISELATEDDFRFGAVPNIDGFESLESLVRIKEAEARMFQNKSDEARREAEGFRRMILTKTEKLDEEYSGKLSKLCLLETEERRRKKQDELKVLENSHCDYYNMKIRMQADIDGLLERMEATKQQWV from the exons ATGTTCGGAGGGAACGATCTCTGTAATGGTGCCTTTGCCTGTGTGGGCGACAATAGTTCTCGGGGTAAGCTCACTCTGCACAGTTCTGACCGAAGCAGGGAGAACACAGATGAGAAAATGAGTTTTTCTGAGAAGGATATGGGTTTTCCTAGAGAATCAGACATGGGTTCCGATGGTTTCCGATCAAAACACTCCAGACCCGGGACCTCAGGCTCCCAGGAGCTCACTCTCAGCTACCTCTGCGAGAATTCCAAACTGGGTCTTCCCGGGAAGGAGATTACGGGGAAAAGCTTGGTCAATACATTCGAGAAAATTGCACTGAAAGGCAGAGAAATCTCCGTGTCCGAGAATTCAAATCAAGATGAGAAATGGGTAGAGAGGGATTTCCTGAATTTGAACGAAACCAGAGGGAATTCTTCGAAACGACAGGTCGAGGACGATGTCGAGAGGAAAAATATTGCAGATAAGAAGCCAAAGCTTGAGACTCTGAATCTGTCTCTAGCTTTGCCTGATGTGTCACGCTCTGTCACTGCTCCAAACCCTTCACAAAATGCCAATCCTCCGGCTTGGCCAAAGTCTACTAGGAGTGCGCAATCTTTGGCACCGTCAGGTAATAATCCCCAAACAACTTGTTCCAATGATTTCACGGCACCTTCGATGTCCTACTCGTATTCCCACCCCCATTCCCACAACCCCAGTTGCTCGCTCACCCGTAATTCGACTGAGAATTACGAGTATTCTGTCGGGAGAGATGACCAAATTTGGAACTGTGGGGAGGGAACTAATGGCTCGGTTCATAGTCGGTTTAAGCCCATTGGCGATGGGGCAGTGACGCTGTCGAATCACGGTGGAGGTCTTTTTTCGATGCTCCAGGGAAATCAGAGCAATCGCTATAAGGATTCGTGTAATAATAGTCATTATAAGACTACTACGAGCTCCGGTAACCATTCATCTTATCCGTCTGAGCTCCCAGCTAGGCCAAGGTTTGATACGCAGTCTGGGGATTCAAGGGGACGGGGTTCGGAGAGTTTGTGGAATTTTGGAGGTGTAGATGGTGATGGGAGAGGCAGGAGGGTTCCTAGATTGGAGAGGATTATTCGTGACATCATAACGGATCCTATTCCTACTATGTCTCAGGCAATTCAGGAGTTTCCCGATGATACCGTTGCATTGGTCAAGGATTACTTGAAGAATATCATTGCATTGCCTGAGAAGAAAGAGGATTTAGTTGGACTACAAAGCTGTCTTGAACGAAGATCTGATCTTACCAAGGAGACTTTGTCCAAGTGTCACAAGGTACAATTAGAGATTTTTGTTGCTGTGAAAATGGGACTTGGAAGCTACTTATCTGGGGAGATTTCCCTGCCAACAACTCAGCTGGTAGAGATTTTTTTGTACACGAGATGTAGAAATGTGAACTGCCGGAGCACCCTTCCTGTTGATGATTGTGACTGCAAGATTTGCTCGGGAAACAAGGGGTTTTGCAGTCAGTGCATGTGTCCCATCTGTTTGAAATTTGACGGCGCAACCAACACTTGCAGTTGGGTTGGTTGTGATGTTTGCTCGCATTGGTGCCATGCTGCTTGTGGCAGTCAGAAGAATCTGATTAAGCCTGGTCCCAGCTTGAAGGGGCCTTCAGGGACAACTGAGATGCAGTTTCATTGCGTTGGGTGTGGTCATGCTTCGCAAATGTTCGGTTTCGTGAAGGATGTGTTTTTGAACTTTGCAAAAGATTGGGGCTTGGAAACCCTGAAGAAGGAACTTGACCGTGTAAGAAATATTTTCAGGGGAAGTGAAGATTACAAAGGTAAAGAATTGCATATTAAAGCTGATGAGATGTTTTCCAAGCTTGAACGCAAGATAATCTCTCCTTTGGATGCCTGCAACATCATTATTCAGTTCTTCAAAT GTGGCATGCCAGACTTTCCTGCTTCAGACATTTCAGGAGATCTGGTGGCAACTCCGGCTATCCTTAGGAAAGAAGCGACGCCTCTTTCACAATCCGCTTCGCTACCTCCAATATTTAATTCATACAACATGAGCTCTTCTGGTATTCGTAATGATTTACTGTCAAATGATCTACGTGAGAGTGACCTCAAGCCTTCCATCATAAGTGAATTGGCTACAGAGGATGATTTCCGATTTGGAGCAGTGCCAAATATAGATgggtttgaaagtttggaaagttTAGTGCGGATCAAGGAAGCAGAAGCCAGGATGTTCCAGAACAAGTCAGATGAAGCACGGAGAGAGGCTGAAGGTTTCCGACGGATGATTTTGACCAAGACTGAAAAGTTGGACGAAGAGTACTCTGGAAAGCTTTCCAAACTATGTTTGCTAGAGACTGAGGAAAGGAGAAGGAAGAAACAGGACGAGCTGAAGGTTCTGGAAAATTCGCATTGTGATTATTACAATATGAAAATAAGAATGCAAGCTGACATTGACGGGTTGCTAGAGAGAATGGAGGCAACGAAGCAGCAATGGGTGTGA